The Pseudarthrobacter defluvii DNA window GCTGTCCGTGCTGGCGGGCATCATCGGGAAGGGCAGGAACAAGGACACCTCCGTTGAGTACTTCCAGGGCAAGACCGTCGAGATCACGCTGGAGCACGCGGACGACTACCAGTTGGACGGCGACCACGAGGGCCAGGGCAAGCACGTGCTCATGGCCATGGAGCCCGGCGCCCTGACCCTGCGGATGTAGTAGCCCGCTGGGGAGGGTCCGCTTGACGACCCGGAGCGTTGAGCGGAAGCTCTGTGTTTTTGGGATCCCAATCTAGGATCCCAAAAACAGAGGTAGGAGTGACTCCCACCGCTGTCAAAGGTTTTTCCGGGTGGTGGGTGGCCTGCCAACCGATTGTTACTGCCGTCCGGGGGTACAGAGCCCCAATGAACACACCAGTGCTGGAACGGGCCAAGAAGAACTGGAACAAGCTGGGCGCCGGGGTTTATGCCGGGATCCTCAGCATCGTGGTCCTCGCCGTCAGCGGCGCGGTGGGGCTCCTGTTTCACCTGCCCTGGCTGTTTCCCAGCCTCGGCCCTACGGTGATGCTGTTCTTCGAATCGCCCGAGCAAAAGGCATCAAGGCCCGTCAACACCCTCGTGGGACATGGCGTGGGACTGCTTGCAGGGGCACTCTGCCTGTATGCCCTGGGTCTGCAGGGCCAGCCGTCCGCGACCGTGGGCGGACTGACGCCGCTGCATGTCCTTAGCGGCGTTTTGTCGGTGGGGCTCACCACCTTGGTGCTGACCTGGCTGGGCCTGCCCCACCCGCCCGCCGGGGCCACCACGCTGATCGTCAGCCTTGGCATCCTGTCCACCCCGGTCCAGTTGGCCTCCATG harbors:
- a CDS encoding HPP family protein, coding for MNTPVLERAKKNWNKLGAGVYAGILSIVVLAVSGAVGLLFHLPWLFPSLGPTVMLFFESPEQKASRPVNTLVGHGVGLLAGALCLYALGLQGQPSATVGGLTPLHVLSGVLSVGLTTLVLTWLGLPHPPAGATTLIVSLGILSTPVQLASMAGAIVLITMVGWGLNVLLGTRPADKK